A single genomic interval of Cellvibrio sp. PSBB023 harbors:
- the nadC gene encoding carboxylating nicotinate-nucleotide diphosphorylase, giving the protein MITTHKINPEILAADIVQSVALALAEDIGSGDITAQLIPENQQASARIITREDCIFCGKTWVDEVFRQIDPEVVIDWQVSDGQAVVANSTLFTVKGKARSLLTGERAALNFVQTLSGTATISHHYAQQVAHTQVKLLDTRKTIPGLRTAQKYAVTCGGCHNHRIGLYDAFLIKENHIAACGGISNAIASAHNIAPGKPVEVEVETFDELDQALTAGADIIMLDNFSIEDMKKAVAINGGRAKLEASGNINEQTLVPTAETGVDFISIGGLTKHCRAVDLSMRVL; this is encoded by the coding sequence AATACTTGCCGCAGACATCGTCCAATCAGTCGCCCTCGCCCTCGCCGAGGACATAGGCAGCGGAGACATTACCGCCCAGCTGATCCCCGAAAACCAGCAGGCATCCGCCCGCATTATTACCCGGGAAGACTGTATTTTTTGTGGCAAAACCTGGGTAGACGAAGTATTCCGGCAAATAGATCCCGAGGTTGTTATTGACTGGCAGGTGAGCGATGGGCAGGCCGTGGTCGCCAATAGCACACTATTTACGGTAAAAGGCAAGGCACGCAGCCTGCTAACCGGCGAGCGAGCGGCCCTGAATTTTGTACAAACCCTATCCGGCACCGCCACCATCAGCCATCACTACGCCCAACAAGTTGCACACACCCAGGTTAAATTGCTGGATACCCGCAAAACCATCCCAGGCTTGCGCACTGCCCAAAAGTACGCCGTTACCTGCGGCGGCTGCCACAACCATCGCATCGGCCTGTACGACGCCTTCCTGATCAAAGAAAACCACATAGCCGCCTGCGGTGGCATCTCCAACGCCATCGCCAGCGCCCACAACATCGCTCCCGGCAAACCCGTAGAGGTAGAAGTAGAAACCTTTGATGAATTGGATCAAGCCTTAACTGCCGGTGCAGATATCATCATGCTGGACAACTTCAGCATTGAAGACATGAAAAAAGCCGTTGCGATTAATGGAGGAAGAGCCAAGCTGGAAGCGTCGGGAAACATCAATGAACAAACATTGGTACCCACCGCAGAAACCGGTGTGGATTTTATTTCTATTGGGGGGCTGACAAAACATTGTAGGGCGGTGGATTTGTCGATGAGGGTTTTGTGA
- a CDS encoding pilin yields MVVTMSAVKVDLYEAYVADGTMPQAAASLVTNLIASIDDKNSLDSATYVRVSDTEATVNVTLANISGGINGEKVTWTFEAKRDANGTELGLDITCAVDTQASWTNAQLPPICRF; encoded by the coding sequence ATGGTTGTGACTATGTCAGCGGTTAAGGTCGACTTGTACGAAGCCTATGTGGCCGATGGCACGATGCCGCAAGCAGCAGCCTCGTTGGTTACTAATTTGATTGCTTCAATAGATGACAAAAACTCTCTTGATTCAGCTACTTATGTAAGAGTTTCAGATACAGAAGCTACTGTGAATGTGACGCTTGCAAATATTTCTGGCGGTATAAATGGTGAAAAGGTCACTTGGACATTTGAAGCTAAACGCGATGCAAACGGTACTGAGCTTGGTTTAGATATAACATGTGCTGTTGATACTCAAGCTAGCTGGACAAATGCACAGCTGCCACCTATATGTCGTTTTTAA
- the pilB gene encoding type IV-A pilus assembly ATPase PilB → MNSPTPVSLSGLARRLVADKILEAELAAKALAQAKKDKIPFAQHLVNHSIIDARTLALVASEEFGSPVFDLNALNKDGIPQKLVDDKLIRKHHTLPIARRGNRLFLAVTDPTDLHALDEIKFNTGINTEAVLVEADKLQIAIDKYLNSQEESLGDALGGLDDDIDDLDVQSVSDAVTNEDASTEADEAPIVKYINKVLLDAIKGGASDIHFEPYEKSYRIRFRTDGVLNEVSRPPVNLAFRMAARLKVMSQMDISERRLPQDGRIKLKVSKTRAIDFRVNTLPTLFGEKIVLRILDPSSAKLGIDALGYEDDQKKLYMDALAQSQGMILVTGPTGSGKTVSLYTGLNILNTSEVNISTAEDPVEINLEGINQVQMNTRVGLTFAEALRSFLRQDPDIIMVGEIRDLETAEIAIKAAQTGHLVLSTLHTNSAPETLTRLLNMGVPAFNVATSVSLIIAQRLARRLCSACKKPATDIPADILTQEGFDEIGIPRTEFQLFHPGGCEKCNGGYKGRVGVYEVVRITPLIANLIMEGGNSLQIARAAKEAGFNNLRVSALRKVAMGLTSLEEANRVTKD, encoded by the coding sequence ATGAACAGTCCAACCCCGGTGTCATTAAGCGGACTAGCCCGCAGACTAGTCGCAGACAAAATATTAGAGGCAGAGCTGGCTGCTAAAGCTCTTGCCCAAGCAAAAAAAGACAAAATCCCATTTGCCCAGCATCTGGTTAATCACTCTATAATTGATGCGCGCACTTTGGCATTAGTGGCATCTGAAGAGTTTGGCTCACCCGTATTTGATTTAAATGCGCTCAATAAAGATGGAATCCCTCAAAAACTGGTTGACGACAAACTGATTAGGAAACATCACACCCTACCTATCGCAAGACGCGGCAATCGCTTATTTCTTGCTGTTACCGACCCAACCGATCTGCATGCCCTAGATGAAATCAAGTTCAACACAGGGATTAATACAGAAGCCGTCTTAGTTGAAGCGGACAAGTTGCAAATCGCTATTGATAAATACTTAAATTCGCAAGAAGAGTCTCTGGGCGATGCATTAGGCGGCCTTGATGACGACATTGATGATTTGGATGTGCAGTCAGTTAGCGACGCAGTAACCAATGAAGATGCAAGCACAGAGGCTGACGAGGCACCAATCGTAAAGTACATCAATAAAGTGCTATTGGATGCAATTAAAGGTGGGGCGTCGGATATCCACTTTGAACCCTACGAAAAAAGCTATCGCATACGCTTCCGTACCGACGGCGTTCTGAATGAAGTGTCCCGTCCGCCGGTAAACCTTGCATTTCGTATGGCGGCGCGCTTAAAAGTCATGTCGCAAATGGATATTTCCGAGCGCCGTTTGCCGCAGGATGGACGTATCAAGCTCAAGGTATCCAAAACGCGCGCTATCGACTTCCGGGTAAATACCCTGCCTACGCTTTTTGGTGAAAAGATCGTTCTGCGTATTCTTGACCCTAGTTCTGCCAAACTAGGGATCGATGCACTGGGTTATGAGGATGACCAGAAGAAACTCTACATGGACGCCCTCGCACAATCGCAAGGGATGATTCTGGTAACCGGCCCAACAGGTAGCGGTAAAACAGTCTCGCTCTATACCGGCCTGAATATCCTGAATACATCAGAAGTGAATATCTCTACAGCGGAAGACCCTGTTGAAATTAACCTGGAAGGAATTAATCAGGTACAAATGAACACCCGCGTCGGGTTAACCTTTGCAGAAGCACTGCGCTCTTTCCTGCGTCAAGACCCGGATATCATTATGGTGGGTGAGATTCGTGACTTGGAAACAGCGGAAATTGCCATTAAAGCAGCTCAAACTGGCCACTTGGTTCTTTCCACACTTCACACCAACTCTGCACCAGAAACACTTACCCGCCTATTAAACATGGGCGTTCCTGCGTTTAACGTAGCAACCAGCGTAAGCTTGATTATTGCCCAACGGCTTGCACGACGCTTGTGCAGTGCTTGCAAAAAACCAGCAACGGATATCCCGGCAGATATACTCACTCAAGAAGGGTTTGACGAAATCGGAATCCCTCGCACAGAGTTCCAGTTATTCCACCCGGGTGGTTGTGAAAAATGTAACGGGGGTTATAAAGGACGCGTAGGTGTATATGAAGTGGTTCGCATCACACCATTAATTGCCAACCTTATAATGGAAGGCGGCAACTCGTTACAGATTGCTCGCGCCGCGAAAGAAGCGGGCTTTAATAATTTACGGGTATCTGCATTGCGTAAAGTAGCAATGGGATTAACCAGCCTCGAAGAAGCCAACCGAGTAACCAAGGATTAA
- a CDS encoding type II secretion system F family protein, protein MALTTTTKTASSVSKAKAATKTKQIPTTNTYIYKGLDKKGNKIQGEINGGSPTIVRTILAKQGITAKSVSKKAKPLFGSSGKSIKPADIAVFSRQMATMMKAGVPLVQAFDIVADGLENPNLKKLVLQIRDSVAAGGGFANSLREHPKYFDDLFCNLVDAGEQSGALETMLDRIATYKEKTEALKAKIKKALTYPIAVVLVAIVVTGILLVKVVPQFAETFRDFGAELPAFTLFVLYLSDLAQTYWFIILLGMGVAAFMFKLATQKSQAFAYLVDKYILKFPIVGKILYLSVMARFARTLATTFAAGVPLIDALTSVSGAAGNRIYAEAIIKVREDVSTGIQLNTSLKARSMFPTLLIQMAAIGEESGALDAMLDKVALYYEEAVDNMVDSLTSLLEPLIMSVLGILVGGLMIAMYLPIFQIGSVV, encoded by the coding sequence ATGGCACTAACAACTACTACAAAAACGGCTAGCTCGGTAAGTAAAGCCAAAGCTGCCACAAAGACCAAGCAAATTCCGACAACCAACACCTATATTTACAAAGGTTTGGATAAAAAGGGCAATAAGATCCAAGGGGAAATTAACGGCGGTAGCCCAACGATAGTTAGAACTATCCTTGCAAAGCAAGGTATTACAGCCAAGTCCGTCTCCAAAAAAGCCAAACCACTTTTTGGGTCTAGTGGCAAATCAATTAAACCTGCCGATATCGCCGTTTTCTCTCGTCAAATGGCAACGATGATGAAAGCTGGCGTACCACTTGTTCAGGCATTTGACATAGTGGCTGATGGGCTGGAAAACCCGAACTTAAAAAAACTGGTCCTACAAATTAGAGACAGTGTCGCGGCAGGGGGAGGATTCGCTAACTCGTTAAGAGAGCACCCCAAATATTTTGATGACTTATTCTGCAACCTTGTCGACGCCGGTGAGCAATCAGGCGCACTGGAAACAATGCTTGACCGAATTGCAACCTACAAAGAAAAAACTGAAGCACTAAAAGCGAAAATCAAAAAGGCATTGACTTATCCAATCGCGGTAGTATTAGTTGCAATTGTTGTAACAGGCATACTCTTGGTCAAAGTTGTTCCTCAATTTGCCGAAACATTTCGTGACTTCGGCGCTGAACTACCCGCTTTCACTTTATTTGTATTATACCTTTCAGACTTGGCGCAAACTTATTGGTTTATCATTTTGCTTGGAATGGGAGTCGCAGCATTTATGTTTAAACTTGCTACTCAAAAGTCACAAGCCTTTGCTTATTTAGTAGACAAATATATTCTCAAATTTCCAATCGTTGGAAAAATTCTATACCTTTCTGTAATGGCGAGATTCGCCAGAACACTTGCCACTACATTTGCTGCAGGCGTACCTCTCATTGATGCATTGACATCCGTATCTGGTGCAGCAGGCAACAGGATATATGCAGAAGCAATCATTAAGGTCAGAGAGGATGTGTCTACAGGTATCCAGCTAAATACTTCGTTAAAAGCTAGGTCAATGTTTCCAACACTTCTTATTCAAATGGCAGCAATTGGAGAGGAGTCCGGTGCACTTGATGCCATGCTCGACAAGGTTGCGCTATATTATGAGGAGGCTGTAGACAATATGGTTGACAGTCTAACATCTTTGCTGGAGCCGTTAATTATGTCAGTGCTCGGGATTCTCGTAGGCGGATTAATGATAGCAATGTATCTTCCCATCTTTCAAATTGGCTCGGTTGTATAA
- a CDS encoding A24 family peptidase, protein MACALVLGLLVGSFLNVVIYRLPKMMERDWQHQCREFLANDSNIAALPEPSEKQESFNLMVPASRCPSCGHKIRAWENIPVISYAFLGGKCSSCKTTISIRYPIIELATGILSVVAIAYVGVSWNGLAALLLTWSLIALTMIDLDTYLLPDDITLPLLWLGLIINSFGMFTDLPSALWGAIAGYMSLWMVYQLFKLVTGKEGMGFGDFKLLAALGAWMGWQMLPQIILLSSLVGAVIGITMIVVRGRDKNIPIPFGPYLAIAGWIAFIWGDTINQTYLKLFVVY, encoded by the coding sequence ATGGCTTGCGCATTAGTCCTCGGTTTATTAGTTGGCAGCTTTCTTAATGTGGTGATCTACCGCTTACCCAAAATGATGGAACGCGACTGGCAGCACCAATGCAGAGAGTTTTTGGCCAACGATAGCAATATTGCAGCCCTCCCCGAACCCAGCGAAAAGCAGGAATCCTTTAATTTAATGGTGCCTGCTTCGCGCTGCCCAAGCTGCGGGCATAAAATTCGCGCATGGGAAAATATTCCTGTTATCAGTTATGCATTTTTGGGTGGAAAATGCTCTAGCTGTAAAACTACCATATCTATTCGCTACCCAATTATTGAACTGGCTACCGGTATCTTATCGGTTGTGGCTATCGCTTACGTTGGTGTTAGCTGGAATGGATTAGCAGCACTACTGCTCACCTGGTCATTAATTGCATTGACTATGATCGATCTGGACACCTACTTGCTGCCAGATGATATAACGCTGCCGCTATTGTGGCTGGGGCTGATCATCAATAGCTTCGGAATGTTCACAGACTTGCCCAGCGCCCTGTGGGGTGCCATAGCGGGATATATGTCGCTGTGGATGGTTTACCAGCTCTTTAAGTTGGTCACAGGCAAAGAAGGCATGGGCTTTGGAGATTTCAAATTGTTAGCCGCACTGGGGGCATGGATGGGCTGGCAAATGCTACCGCAAATTATTTTATTGTCGTCGCTGGTTGGTGCAGTGATTGGGATTACCATGATAGTTGTTCGTGGGCGCGATAAAAATATCCCCATCCCTTTTGGCCCCTACCTCGCAATTGCAGGCTGGATTGCATTTATTTGGGGCGATACAATCAACCAAACCTATTTAAAATTATTTGTTGTCTATTAA